One window of the Hippoglossus hippoglossus isolate fHipHip1 chromosome 9, fHipHip1.pri, whole genome shotgun sequence genome contains the following:
- the LOC117768093 gene encoding coiled-coil domain-containing protein 158-like isoform X2, producing the protein MSSLSSSNGAHGFHVESPQKLRGTAQAEAETHGSSFRLRFTSLTLDELSDELDRRTKETQRLQEEVENATKVALERFGGKYGINTSPGQSCHNHWFNVYNPPGDFTISPTHTLAGTQPLDCDLDIINQEVVQRQISSPGKKVLENALDDGFQQLPGLQLRKTHDQTEPETFSVDKAIENLQTKLNKVQMEKDVLSDLRLKDSRNHVDQMEKMLCMLEELQNIKRATDQKLQDTEDEALALSRKVETLEQIMKETYSTLLSHESRCGNNRVTNLNAPTRSRQSSPAAKLTEDTNDTNELQERCLMSIEHLGSEEHSGGNTPKLRSEELIASLCQEMALLTDKLSSSKHNSVSVSVKLELLKNLTERQTSLHQCQIGELESDISSHKDKVCCLGQQLLQVQSQLADAQREKERSLQQREELQFQLSQIKRCSEQQQCELHVEVKALRGGLEEAREQLLRVGEEKNCLQALQDHRTQEGRTAQDLLREKEEELQLRLQEAQQHHSWCQTLHIEGETLRRKLNDREKLIGILRLQLESSVQMKPQHSHTLDNLHHEKNLLSNQLNQHKLEIQQLRAELDQHKSDLATAEHERRNLQASVAEQSQRLREETLEKRQLSSQLEIQHLQLLALTKEHEELQRLHSCRSDEQEGVVLRLRSQLRDTHDELDQVRITLRTLEGADGHGLRVALDMQKEITARREQVDSLQSKIQHLEETVEKLQQEKRHQSLENQRQLGQLAFVREEKKLLSRELEALGSKDQQLRERIGKLEAILHKMSESFADCQDFIQRQEQQFYRLKLGHALDLKELQGQNLHSTLSPTPPDLDSPNPSELRAPPSSQHASNAQIKASPARQLRSLVKELRGVISENHRPHTDNSPAGKSFHRRRSAPEREHRTTFSTDEAEEVKANSRLRRETCSREPHFLPKAELNGKMINKDSFREKIMAHPGRLVSSPATAARFTSPQQLLSLGRRSPVHSLLTSDPHS; encoded by the exons ATGTCGTCGCTTTCCAGCAGTAATGGCGCCCACGGTTTCCACGTTGAATCCCCACAGAAGCTCCGGGGAACAGCCCAAGCAGAAGCAG AGACTCACGGCAGCTCCTTCCGGCTGAGATTCACCAGTCTGACTCTGGATGAACTGAG cgATGAGCTTGACAGGCGAACTAAGGAAACCCAACGACTTCAAGAAGAAGTGGAAAATGCAACCAAAGTTGCCTTGGAGAGGTTTGGCGGCAAATATGGAATCAATACCTCACCTGGACAAAGCTGCCACAACCACTGGTTCAATGTCT ATAACCCACCTGGGGATTTCACCATCTCCCCCACCCACACTCTGGCAGGGACTCAGCCTCTGGACTGTGATCTGGATATTATAAACCAAGAGGTGGTTCAAAGGCAGATCAGCTCTCCTGGAAAAAAGGTTTTGGAAAATGCACTAGATGACGGTTTTCAGCAGCTGCCTGGCCTGCAGCTAAGAAAG acacatgatcaaactgaaccagagACATTCAGTGTTGACAAAGCCATCGAGAACCTGCAGACTAAGCTGAATAAAGTCCAAATGGAGAAGGACGTCTTGTCTGACCTCAG ATTGAAGGACTCGAGGAATCACGTTGATCAGATGGAAAAGATGCTGTGCATGTTGGAGGAGCTCCAGAACATCAAAAGGGCCACAGACCAGAAGCTGCAGGACACAGAGGACGAGGCGTTGGCACTGAGCAGGAAAGTAGAGACACTGGAACAGATCATGAAGGAGACGTATTCTACACTGTTGTCTCATGAGAGTCGATGTGGTAACAACCGCGTCACCAATCTTAACGCCCCCACTCGTTCAAGACAGTCATCCCCAGCCGCTAAGTTAACTGAGGATACTAATGACACAaacgagctgcaggagagaTGCTTAATG TCAATAGAACATCTTGGGAGTGAAGAACACAGTGGAGGAAATACGCCAAAACTAAG gAGTGAAGAACTGATTGCAAGTCTGTGCCAGGAGATGGCGCTGTTGACTGACAAACTGAGCTCATCTAAACACAACAGCGTCAGCGTGAGTGTTAAGTTGGAGCTGCTTAA GAACCTCACTGAAAGACAGACGTCGTTGCACCAGTGTCAGATTGGTGAACTTGAGTCAGATATCAGCAGCCATAAAGATAAG GTTTGCTGTCTGGGGCAGCAGCTCCTTCAGGTTCAGTCTCAACTGGCTGatgcacaaagagaaaaagagcgaTCCTtgcaacagagagaggagcttCAGTTCCAGCTCAGCCAAATTAAG AGGTGCagtgaacagcagcagtgtgagctCCATGTGGAGGTAAAGGCCCTGAGAGGAGGGCTGGAGGAGGCCAGGGAGCAGCTTCTCAGAGTCGGAGAGGAGAAAAATTGCTTACAGGCTCTGCAGGATCATAGGACCCAGGAGGGGAGGACAGCCCAGGACCTCCTGcgggagaaggaagaggaactCCAGCTCAGGCTGCAAGAAGCCCAGCAG CATCATTCTTGGTGCCAGACCCTGCACATAGAAGGAGAGACACTGAGGCGGAAGTTGAATGACCGAGAGAAGCTGATAGGCATTCTGCGACTGCAGCTGGAGAGCAGCGTACAGATGAAACCGCAGCACAGCCACACCCTCGACAACCTTCACCACGAGAAAAACCTCCTCAGCAATCAGCTAAACCAGCACAAGCTAGAGATTCAGCAGCTCAGG GCTGAGTTAGACCAGCACAAGTCCGACCTGGCCACTGCAGAGCACGAGAGGCGGAATCTTCAGGCGTCTGTGGCTGAACAAAGTCAGCGTCTCAGGgaggaaactctggagaaaaGACAGCTCAGCTCTCAGTTGGAAATCCAGCATTTGCAGTTACTCGCCCTCACAA AGGAGcatgaggagctgcagcggctCCACAGCTGTAGGAGCGATGAGCAGGAGGGTGTGGTGCTGAGGCTTCGGAGTCAGCTAAGGGACACTCACGATGAGCTGGACCAGGTCAGGATTACCCTGAGGACACTGGAAGGAGCCGACGGACACG GCCTCCGAGTAGCACTGGACATGCAGAAGGAGATCACTGCCAGAAGAGAGCAGGTGGACTCTCTGCAGAGCAAAATCCAACATCTGGAGGAGActgtggagaagctgcagcag GAGAAGCGTCACCAGAGCCTGGAGAACCAGCGTCAGCTCGGGCAGCTCGCCTTCGTCAGGGAAGAGAAGAAGCTGCTTTCCAGGGAACTGGAGGCCCTTGGGTCCAAAGACCAACAATTAAGGGAGCGGATCGGCAAGCTGGAGGCCATCCTTCACAAG ATGTCGGAGAGCTTCGCAGACTGTCAAGATTTCATCCAGCGGCAGGAGCAGCAGTTTTATCGGCTGAAACTCGGACATGCCCTCGACCTGAAG GAACTCCAAGGTCAAAATCTGCACAGCACTCTGAGTCCAACTCCACCAGACCTGGATTCCCCGAATCCATCAGAACTCCGCGCTCCACCCTCGTCCCAGCACGCCTCCAACGCTCAGATCAAG GCGAGCCCCGCCCGGCAGCTCAGGTCTCTCGTCAAAGAGCTGCGAGGAGTGATTTCGGAGAACCACAGACCACACACCGATAACAGCCCCGCTGGCAAGAGCTTCCACAGGAGGAGGTCTGCACCGGAGAGAGAGCACAGGACCACATT CAGTACTGACGAGGCTGAAGAGGTAAAAGCCAACTCCAGGTTAAGAAGAGAAACCTGCAGCAG AGAGCCACACTTCCTGCCCAAAGCTGAGCTGAATGGAAAGATGATCAACAAGGATTCCTTCAGGGAGA AGATAATGGCTCATCCAGGCCGCCTTGTATCGAGTCCAGCGACTGCAGCGAGGTTCACATCCCCGCAACAGCTCCTCTCGCTGGGCCGCAGGTCACCCGTCCACTccctcctgacctctgacccacaCAGCTGA
- the LOC117768093 gene encoding coiled-coil domain-containing protein 158-like isoform X4 — protein MSSLSSSNGAHGFHVESPQKLRGTAQAEAAETHGSSFRLRFTSLTLDELSDELDRRTKETQRLQEEVENATKVALERFGGKYGINTSPGQSCHNHWFNVYNPPGDFTISPTHTLAGTQPLDCDLDIINQEVVQRQISSPGKKVLENALDDGFQQLPGLQLRKTHDQTEPETFSVDKAIENLQTKLNKVQMEKDVLSDLRLKDSRNHVDQMEKMLCMLEELQNIKRATDQKLQDTEDEALALSRKVETLEQIMKETYSTLLSHESRCGNNRVTNLNAPTRSRQSSPAAKLTEDTNDTNELQERCLMSIEHLGSEEHSGGNTPKLRSEELIASLCQEMALLTDKLSSSKHNSVSVSVKLELLKNLTERQTSLHQCQIGELESDISSHKDKVCCLGQQLLQVQSQLADAQREKERSLQQREELQFQLSQIKDHRTQEGRTAQDLLREKEEELQLRLQEAQQHHSWCQTLHIEGETLRRKLNDREKLIGILRLQLESSVQMKPQHSHTLDNLHHEKNLLSNQLNQHKLEIQQLRAELDQHKSDLATAEHERRNLQASVAEQSQRLREETLEKRQLSSQLEIQHLQLLALTKEHEELQRLHSCRSDEQEGVVLRLRSQLRDTHDELDQVRITLRTLEGADGHGLRVALDMQKEITARREQVDSLQSKIQHLEETVEKLQQEKRHQSLENQRQLGQLAFVREEKKLLSRELEALGSKDQQLRERIGKLEAILHKMSESFADCQDFIQRQEQQFYRLKLGHALDLKELQGQNLHSTLSPTPPDLDSPNPSELRAPPSSQHASNAQIKASPARQLRSLVKELRGVISENHRPHTDNSPAGKSFHRRRSAPEREHRTTFSTDEAEEVKANSRLRRETCSREPHFLPKAELNGKMINKDSFREKIMAHPGRLVSSPATAARFTSPQQLLSLGRRSPVHSLLTSDPHS, from the exons ATGTCGTCGCTTTCCAGCAGTAATGGCGCCCACGGTTTCCACGTTGAATCCCCACAGAAGCTCCGGGGAACAGCCCAAGCAGAAGCAG CAGAGACTCACGGCAGCTCCTTCCGGCTGAGATTCACCAGTCTGACTCTGGATGAACTGAG cgATGAGCTTGACAGGCGAACTAAGGAAACCCAACGACTTCAAGAAGAAGTGGAAAATGCAACCAAAGTTGCCTTGGAGAGGTTTGGCGGCAAATATGGAATCAATACCTCACCTGGACAAAGCTGCCACAACCACTGGTTCAATGTCT ATAACCCACCTGGGGATTTCACCATCTCCCCCACCCACACTCTGGCAGGGACTCAGCCTCTGGACTGTGATCTGGATATTATAAACCAAGAGGTGGTTCAAAGGCAGATCAGCTCTCCTGGAAAAAAGGTTTTGGAAAATGCACTAGATGACGGTTTTCAGCAGCTGCCTGGCCTGCAGCTAAGAAAG acacatgatcaaactgaaccagagACATTCAGTGTTGACAAAGCCATCGAGAACCTGCAGACTAAGCTGAATAAAGTCCAAATGGAGAAGGACGTCTTGTCTGACCTCAG ATTGAAGGACTCGAGGAATCACGTTGATCAGATGGAAAAGATGCTGTGCATGTTGGAGGAGCTCCAGAACATCAAAAGGGCCACAGACCAGAAGCTGCAGGACACAGAGGACGAGGCGTTGGCACTGAGCAGGAAAGTAGAGACACTGGAACAGATCATGAAGGAGACGTATTCTACACTGTTGTCTCATGAGAGTCGATGTGGTAACAACCGCGTCACCAATCTTAACGCCCCCACTCGTTCAAGACAGTCATCCCCAGCCGCTAAGTTAACTGAGGATACTAATGACACAaacgagctgcaggagagaTGCTTAATG TCAATAGAACATCTTGGGAGTGAAGAACACAGTGGAGGAAATACGCCAAAACTAAG gAGTGAAGAACTGATTGCAAGTCTGTGCCAGGAGATGGCGCTGTTGACTGACAAACTGAGCTCATCTAAACACAACAGCGTCAGCGTGAGTGTTAAGTTGGAGCTGCTTAA GAACCTCACTGAAAGACAGACGTCGTTGCACCAGTGTCAGATTGGTGAACTTGAGTCAGATATCAGCAGCCATAAAGATAAG GTTTGCTGTCTGGGGCAGCAGCTCCTTCAGGTTCAGTCTCAACTGGCTGatgcacaaagagaaaaagagcgaTCCTtgcaacagagagaggagcttCAGTTCCAGCTCAGCCAAATTAAG GATCATAGGACCCAGGAGGGGAGGACAGCCCAGGACCTCCTGcgggagaaggaagaggaactCCAGCTCAGGCTGCAAGAAGCCCAGCAG CATCATTCTTGGTGCCAGACCCTGCACATAGAAGGAGAGACACTGAGGCGGAAGTTGAATGACCGAGAGAAGCTGATAGGCATTCTGCGACTGCAGCTGGAGAGCAGCGTACAGATGAAACCGCAGCACAGCCACACCCTCGACAACCTTCACCACGAGAAAAACCTCCTCAGCAATCAGCTAAACCAGCACAAGCTAGAGATTCAGCAGCTCAGG GCTGAGTTAGACCAGCACAAGTCCGACCTGGCCACTGCAGAGCACGAGAGGCGGAATCTTCAGGCGTCTGTGGCTGAACAAAGTCAGCGTCTCAGGgaggaaactctggagaaaaGACAGCTCAGCTCTCAGTTGGAAATCCAGCATTTGCAGTTACTCGCCCTCACAA AGGAGcatgaggagctgcagcggctCCACAGCTGTAGGAGCGATGAGCAGGAGGGTGTGGTGCTGAGGCTTCGGAGTCAGCTAAGGGACACTCACGATGAGCTGGACCAGGTCAGGATTACCCTGAGGACACTGGAAGGAGCCGACGGACACG GCCTCCGAGTAGCACTGGACATGCAGAAGGAGATCACTGCCAGAAGAGAGCAGGTGGACTCTCTGCAGAGCAAAATCCAACATCTGGAGGAGActgtggagaagctgcagcag GAGAAGCGTCACCAGAGCCTGGAGAACCAGCGTCAGCTCGGGCAGCTCGCCTTCGTCAGGGAAGAGAAGAAGCTGCTTTCCAGGGAACTGGAGGCCCTTGGGTCCAAAGACCAACAATTAAGGGAGCGGATCGGCAAGCTGGAGGCCATCCTTCACAAG ATGTCGGAGAGCTTCGCAGACTGTCAAGATTTCATCCAGCGGCAGGAGCAGCAGTTTTATCGGCTGAAACTCGGACATGCCCTCGACCTGAAG GAACTCCAAGGTCAAAATCTGCACAGCACTCTGAGTCCAACTCCACCAGACCTGGATTCCCCGAATCCATCAGAACTCCGCGCTCCACCCTCGTCCCAGCACGCCTCCAACGCTCAGATCAAG GCGAGCCCCGCCCGGCAGCTCAGGTCTCTCGTCAAAGAGCTGCGAGGAGTGATTTCGGAGAACCACAGACCACACACCGATAACAGCCCCGCTGGCAAGAGCTTCCACAGGAGGAGGTCTGCACCGGAGAGAGAGCACAGGACCACATT CAGTACTGACGAGGCTGAAGAGGTAAAAGCCAACTCCAGGTTAAGAAGAGAAACCTGCAGCAG AGAGCCACACTTCCTGCCCAAAGCTGAGCTGAATGGAAAGATGATCAACAAGGATTCCTTCAGGGAGA AGATAATGGCTCATCCAGGCCGCCTTGTATCGAGTCCAGCGACTGCAGCGAGGTTCACATCCCCGCAACAGCTCCTCTCGCTGGGCCGCAGGTCACCCGTCCACTccctcctgacctctgacccacaCAGCTGA
- the LOC117768093 gene encoding coiled-coil domain-containing protein 158-like isoform X3 — protein sequence MSSLSSSNGAHGFHVESPQKLRGTAQAEAAETHGSSFRLRFTSLTLDELSDELDRRTKETQRLQEEVENATKVALERFGGKYGINTSPGQSCHNHWFNVYNPPGDFTISPTHTLAGTQPLDCDLDIINQEVVQRQISSPGKKVLENALDDGFQQLPGLQLRKTHDQTEPETFSVDKAIENLQTKLNKVQMEKDVLSDLRLKDSRNHVDQMEKMLCMLEELQNIKRATDQKLQDTEDEALALSRKVETLEQIMKETYSTLLSHESRCGNNRVTNLNAPTRSRQSSPAAKLTEDTNDTNELQERCLMSIEHLGSEEHSGGNTPKLRSEELIASLCQEMALLTDKLSSSKHNSVSVSVKLELLKNLTERQTSLHQCQIGELESDISSHKDKQLLQVQSQLADAQREKERSLQQREELQFQLSQIKRCSEQQQCELHVEVKALRGGLEEAREQLLRVGEEKNCLQALQDHRTQEGRTAQDLLREKEEELQLRLQEAQQHHSWCQTLHIEGETLRRKLNDREKLIGILRLQLESSVQMKPQHSHTLDNLHHEKNLLSNQLNQHKLEIQQLRAELDQHKSDLATAEHERRNLQASVAEQSQRLREETLEKRQLSSQLEIQHLQLLALTKEHEELQRLHSCRSDEQEGVVLRLRSQLRDTHDELDQVRITLRTLEGADGHGLRVALDMQKEITARREQVDSLQSKIQHLEETVEKLQQEKRHQSLENQRQLGQLAFVREEKKLLSRELEALGSKDQQLRERIGKLEAILHKMSESFADCQDFIQRQEQQFYRLKLGHALDLKELQGQNLHSTLSPTPPDLDSPNPSELRAPPSSQHASNAQIKASPARQLRSLVKELRGVISENHRPHTDNSPAGKSFHRRRSAPEREHRTTFSTDEAEEVKANSRLRRETCSREPHFLPKAELNGKMINKDSFREKIMAHPGRLVSSPATAARFTSPQQLLSLGRRSPVHSLLTSDPHS from the exons ATGTCGTCGCTTTCCAGCAGTAATGGCGCCCACGGTTTCCACGTTGAATCCCCACAGAAGCTCCGGGGAACAGCCCAAGCAGAAGCAG CAGAGACTCACGGCAGCTCCTTCCGGCTGAGATTCACCAGTCTGACTCTGGATGAACTGAG cgATGAGCTTGACAGGCGAACTAAGGAAACCCAACGACTTCAAGAAGAAGTGGAAAATGCAACCAAAGTTGCCTTGGAGAGGTTTGGCGGCAAATATGGAATCAATACCTCACCTGGACAAAGCTGCCACAACCACTGGTTCAATGTCT ATAACCCACCTGGGGATTTCACCATCTCCCCCACCCACACTCTGGCAGGGACTCAGCCTCTGGACTGTGATCTGGATATTATAAACCAAGAGGTGGTTCAAAGGCAGATCAGCTCTCCTGGAAAAAAGGTTTTGGAAAATGCACTAGATGACGGTTTTCAGCAGCTGCCTGGCCTGCAGCTAAGAAAG acacatgatcaaactgaaccagagACATTCAGTGTTGACAAAGCCATCGAGAACCTGCAGACTAAGCTGAATAAAGTCCAAATGGAGAAGGACGTCTTGTCTGACCTCAG ATTGAAGGACTCGAGGAATCACGTTGATCAGATGGAAAAGATGCTGTGCATGTTGGAGGAGCTCCAGAACATCAAAAGGGCCACAGACCAGAAGCTGCAGGACACAGAGGACGAGGCGTTGGCACTGAGCAGGAAAGTAGAGACACTGGAACAGATCATGAAGGAGACGTATTCTACACTGTTGTCTCATGAGAGTCGATGTGGTAACAACCGCGTCACCAATCTTAACGCCCCCACTCGTTCAAGACAGTCATCCCCAGCCGCTAAGTTAACTGAGGATACTAATGACACAaacgagctgcaggagagaTGCTTAATG TCAATAGAACATCTTGGGAGTGAAGAACACAGTGGAGGAAATACGCCAAAACTAAG gAGTGAAGAACTGATTGCAAGTCTGTGCCAGGAGATGGCGCTGTTGACTGACAAACTGAGCTCATCTAAACACAACAGCGTCAGCGTGAGTGTTAAGTTGGAGCTGCTTAA GAACCTCACTGAAAGACAGACGTCGTTGCACCAGTGTCAGATTGGTGAACTTGAGTCAGATATCAGCAGCCATAAAGATAAG CAGCTCCTTCAGGTTCAGTCTCAACTGGCTGatgcacaaagagaaaaagagcgaTCCTtgcaacagagagaggagcttCAGTTCCAGCTCAGCCAAATTAAG AGGTGCagtgaacagcagcagtgtgagctCCATGTGGAGGTAAAGGCCCTGAGAGGAGGGCTGGAGGAGGCCAGGGAGCAGCTTCTCAGAGTCGGAGAGGAGAAAAATTGCTTACAGGCTCTGCAGGATCATAGGACCCAGGAGGGGAGGACAGCCCAGGACCTCCTGcgggagaaggaagaggaactCCAGCTCAGGCTGCAAGAAGCCCAGCAG CATCATTCTTGGTGCCAGACCCTGCACATAGAAGGAGAGACACTGAGGCGGAAGTTGAATGACCGAGAGAAGCTGATAGGCATTCTGCGACTGCAGCTGGAGAGCAGCGTACAGATGAAACCGCAGCACAGCCACACCCTCGACAACCTTCACCACGAGAAAAACCTCCTCAGCAATCAGCTAAACCAGCACAAGCTAGAGATTCAGCAGCTCAGG GCTGAGTTAGACCAGCACAAGTCCGACCTGGCCACTGCAGAGCACGAGAGGCGGAATCTTCAGGCGTCTGTGGCTGAACAAAGTCAGCGTCTCAGGgaggaaactctggagaaaaGACAGCTCAGCTCTCAGTTGGAAATCCAGCATTTGCAGTTACTCGCCCTCACAA AGGAGcatgaggagctgcagcggctCCACAGCTGTAGGAGCGATGAGCAGGAGGGTGTGGTGCTGAGGCTTCGGAGTCAGCTAAGGGACACTCACGATGAGCTGGACCAGGTCAGGATTACCCTGAGGACACTGGAAGGAGCCGACGGACACG GCCTCCGAGTAGCACTGGACATGCAGAAGGAGATCACTGCCAGAAGAGAGCAGGTGGACTCTCTGCAGAGCAAAATCCAACATCTGGAGGAGActgtggagaagctgcagcag GAGAAGCGTCACCAGAGCCTGGAGAACCAGCGTCAGCTCGGGCAGCTCGCCTTCGTCAGGGAAGAGAAGAAGCTGCTTTCCAGGGAACTGGAGGCCCTTGGGTCCAAAGACCAACAATTAAGGGAGCGGATCGGCAAGCTGGAGGCCATCCTTCACAAG ATGTCGGAGAGCTTCGCAGACTGTCAAGATTTCATCCAGCGGCAGGAGCAGCAGTTTTATCGGCTGAAACTCGGACATGCCCTCGACCTGAAG GAACTCCAAGGTCAAAATCTGCACAGCACTCTGAGTCCAACTCCACCAGACCTGGATTCCCCGAATCCATCAGAACTCCGCGCTCCACCCTCGTCCCAGCACGCCTCCAACGCTCAGATCAAG GCGAGCCCCGCCCGGCAGCTCAGGTCTCTCGTCAAAGAGCTGCGAGGAGTGATTTCGGAGAACCACAGACCACACACCGATAACAGCCCCGCTGGCAAGAGCTTCCACAGGAGGAGGTCTGCACCGGAGAGAGAGCACAGGACCACATT CAGTACTGACGAGGCTGAAGAGGTAAAAGCCAACTCCAGGTTAAGAAGAGAAACCTGCAGCAG AGAGCCACACTTCCTGCCCAAAGCTGAGCTGAATGGAAAGATGATCAACAAGGATTCCTTCAGGGAGA AGATAATGGCTCATCCAGGCCGCCTTGTATCGAGTCCAGCGACTGCAGCGAGGTTCACATCCCCGCAACAGCTCCTCTCGCTGGGCCGCAGGTCACCCGTCCACTccctcctgacctctgacccacaCAGCTGA